In a single window of the Chionomys nivalis chromosome 11, mChiNiv1.1, whole genome shotgun sequence genome:
- the LOC130883436 gene encoding cytochrome b-c1 complex subunit 10, whose protein sequence is MLSKFLGPRYRELAKNWIPTASMWGAVGAVGLVWATDWRLILDWVPYINGKFKKDD, encoded by the coding sequence ATGCTGAGCAAGTTTCTGGGCCCACGCTATCGGGAACTGGCCAAGAACTGGATCCCCACTGCCAGCATGTGGGGTGCCGTGGGTGCCGTGGGGCTGGTGTGGGCCACAGACTGGCGTTTGATCCTGGACTGGGTACCTTACATCAACGGCAAGTTTAAGAAGGATGATTAG